Proteins from a genomic interval of Aureimonas sp. AU20:
- a CDS encoding glycogen/starch/alpha-glucan phosphorylase, protein MTPASPLARSPAAEKPEPRLNDADTIATEIVEKLTYSIGKTVKAARLHDWLEATTLVVRDRIIDNWFDSTIRTYERQDKRVCYLSMEFLIGRLLRDAISNLNLTEPVREALARYDVDLDLVELLEPDAALGNGGLGRLAACFMESMATTGVPGFGYGIRYVHGFFRQEVVDGAQVELPETWLKHGNPWEFERRESSYEIGFGGKVSSIDENGKPRFVWRPAERVLAVAYDTPVVGWRGQHVNTLRLWSAQSLDPILLDAFNAGDHIGALLESNKAEAITRVLYPADSHQAGQELRLRQEYFFSSASLQDIIRRHLAQHDDLTNLADKVAIQLNDTHPAVSVAELMRLLVDVHGMEWDAAWKVTRDTFSYTNHTLLPEALETWPIHLFERLLPRQMQIIYQINAEVLREATSGKELDGATISAISLIDENNGRRVRMGQLAFVGSHAVNGVSALHTELMKETVFRDLHKVYPTRIENKTNGVTPRRWLFEANPGLTKLIEETIGPRFKDEIGELIKLDPHSEDAGFRERFAAVKRHNKTRLARLVEERLAIHLDPDAIFDIQVKRIHEYKRQLLNILETVALYEQIRSLPHLDWTPRVKIFAGKAAPSYVQAKEIIHLAGDVARVINSDPTVRGLLKVVFIPNYNVSLAEIIMPAADVSEQISTAGLEASGTGNMKFALNGALTIGTLDGANVEMLEHLGEDNIFIFGLKADEVARMRAEDHRGQSVIDKQPMLRSAIDSISAGVFSQDDPNRYANLMNSIRDRDWWMIAADFRAYWDTQRQLDMVWKDRAKWDAIAVRNTARMAWFSSDRSIDEYAHDIWRAGPKGA, encoded by the coding sequence ATGACGCCTGCCAGCCCCCTCGCGCGCTCCCCGGCCGCCGAGAAGCCCGAACCGCGCCTCAACGACGCCGACACGATCGCCACCGAGATCGTCGAGAAGCTGACCTATTCCATCGGCAAGACCGTGAAGGCCGCGCGCCTGCACGACTGGCTGGAGGCCACGACGCTCGTCGTGCGCGATCGCATCATCGACAATTGGTTCGATTCCACGATCCGCACCTATGAGCGGCAGGACAAGCGCGTCTGCTATCTTTCGATGGAGTTTCTGATCGGCCGCCTCCTGCGCGACGCGATCAGCAACCTGAACCTCACCGAGCCGGTGCGCGAGGCGCTCGCGCGCTACGACGTCGATCTCGACCTCGTGGAGCTTCTGGAGCCGGACGCAGCCCTCGGAAACGGCGGCCTCGGCCGCCTCGCCGCCTGCTTCATGGAGTCCATGGCGACAACGGGCGTTCCCGGTTTCGGCTACGGCATCCGCTATGTCCACGGCTTCTTCCGCCAGGAAGTGGTGGACGGCGCGCAGGTCGAGCTGCCCGAGACCTGGCTGAAGCACGGCAATCCTTGGGAGTTCGAGCGCCGCGAAAGCTCCTACGAGATCGGCTTCGGCGGCAAGGTCTCCTCGATCGATGAGAACGGCAAGCCGCGCTTCGTCTGGCGCCCGGCCGAGCGCGTGCTCGCCGTTGCCTACGACACGCCAGTCGTCGGCTGGCGCGGCCAGCATGTGAACACGCTGCGCCTGTGGAGCGCGCAGTCGCTCGACCCGATCCTGCTCGACGCCTTCAACGCGGGCGATCATATCGGCGCGCTCTTGGAGTCCAACAAGGCGGAGGCGATCACCCGCGTTCTCTATCCCGCCGACTCGCATCAGGCCGGCCAGGAACTGCGCCTGCGCCAGGAGTATTTCTTCTCCTCTGCTTCGCTGCAGGACATCATCCGCCGCCACCTCGCGCAGCATGACGACCTGACCAACCTTGCCGACAAGGTGGCGATCCAGCTCAACGACACGCATCCGGCCGTCTCGGTGGCCGAGCTGATGCGCCTCCTCGTAGACGTCCACGGCATGGAGTGGGACGCGGCCTGGAAGGTGACGCGCGACACGTTCAGCTACACCAACCACACGCTTCTGCCCGAAGCGCTGGAAACCTGGCCGATCCATCTCTTCGAGCGCCTGCTGCCCCGCCAGATGCAGATCATCTACCAGATCAACGCCGAGGTCCTGCGCGAGGCGACGAGCGGCAAGGAACTCGACGGCGCCACCATCTCGGCGATCTCGCTGATCGACGAGAACAACGGCCGGCGCGTGCGCATGGGCCAGTTGGCCTTCGTCGGCAGTCATGCGGTGAACGGCGTTTCGGCGCTGCACACCGAACTGATGAAGGAGACGGTGTTCCGCGACCTTCATAAGGTCTATCCCACGCGCATCGAGAACAAGACCAACGGCGTGACGCCCCGCCGCTGGCTGTTCGAGGCCAATCCGGGCCTGACCAAGCTGATCGAGGAGACGATCGGCCCGCGCTTCAAGGACGAGATCGGCGAACTCATCAAGCTCGATCCGCATTCCGAGGATGCCGGCTTCCGCGAGCGTTTCGCGGCGGTGAAGCGCCACAACAAGACGCGCCTCGCCCGCCTCGTGGAGGAGCGTCTGGCGATCCATCTCGATCCCGACGCGATCTTCGACATCCAGGTCAAGCGCATCCACGAGTACAAGCGCCAGCTCCTCAACATCCTGGAGACGGTGGCGCTCTACGAGCAGATTCGCTCGCTGCCCCATCTCGACTGGACGCCACGCGTGAAGATCTTCGCCGGCAAGGCAGCGCCTTCCTACGTCCAGGCCAAGGAGATCATCCATCTGGCCGGCGACGTGGCGCGGGTCATCAATTCCGACCCGACCGTGCGCGGCCTTCTGAAGGTCGTCTTCATTCCGAACTACAACGTGAGTTTGGCCGAGATCATCATGCCGGCGGCGGACGTGTCGGAGCAGATTTCCACCGCCGGCCTGGAAGCCTCCGGCACGGGCAACATGAAGTTCGCGCTGAACGGCGCTCTCACCATCGGCACGCTCGACGGCGCCAATGTCGAGATGCTGGAGCACTTGGGCGAGGACAACATCTTCATCTTCGGCCTCAAGGCCGACGAGGTCGCCCGGATGCGCGCTGAGGACCATCGCGGCCAGAGTGTCATCGACAAGCAGCCCATGCTGCGCTCGGCGATCGATTCCATCTCGGCCGGCGTCTTCAGCCAGGACGATCCGAACCGCTACGCCAACCTGATGAACTCCATCCGCGACCGCGACTGGTGGATGATCGCGGCCGACTTCCGCGCCTATTGGGACACGCAGCGCCAGCTCGACATGGTCTGGAAGGACCGCGCCAAGTGGGACGCGATCGCGGTTCGCAACACGGCCCGGATGGCCTGGTTCTCCTCCGACCGATCGATCGACGAGTACGCGCACGACATCTGGCGCGCCGGCCCGAAGGGGGCCTGA
- the pgi gene encoding glucose-6-phosphate isomerase: MNEQPLADITLNQLKERGSQALKTGIRALFAGDAQRFAHLSFRHDDLLLDLSKCALSPDDLSALIAYAGVVGVEARRDAMYAGARINTTENRSVLHVALRAHEEDGFKADGESVGAAVEEVLQAMARFASGIRDGSIAGATGKPITDIVNIGIGGSDLGPVMAAIALSPYHNGPRTHFVSNIDGAHMADTLALVDPETTLFIVASKTFTTIETMTNAQTARRFIAGALGEAAVGAHFCAVSTALDKVSAFGIGADRTFGFWDWVGGRYSVWSAIGLPLMIAIGPDHFRQFLDGARDLDQHFKSAPAGENLPILLGLAGWWHRVAQNHPSRAIIPYDQRLARLPAYLQQLDMESNGKHVGLDGLRTPTATGPVVWGEPGTNGQHAFFQLLHQGTDIVPVEFIVGANPHESDPAMRVHQDLLLANCLAQSEALMKGRTLEEAREQLLKAGRSPEEAEQIAPHREFSGDRPSITILYDKLTPFAFGRLVALYEHRVFVEAQLFGINAFDQWGVELGKELATGLLPVIQGTQSAQSRDSSTAGLVAAIAALRS; the protein is encoded by the coding sequence GTGAACGAACAGCCCCTTGCCGACATCACCCTCAACCAGCTCAAGGAGCGCGGCTCGCAAGCGCTGAAAACCGGCATTCGGGCGCTCTTCGCGGGCGATGCCCAGCGCTTCGCCCACCTCTCCTTCCGCCACGACGATCTGCTGCTCGACCTGTCGAAATGCGCGCTTTCGCCGGACGATCTCTCCGCGCTGATCGCCTATGCCGGCGTTGTCGGCGTCGAGGCTAGGCGCGACGCCATGTATGCCGGCGCGCGCATCAACACGACCGAGAACCGCTCCGTGCTGCATGTCGCGCTGCGCGCCCATGAAGAGGACGGGTTCAAGGCCGACGGCGAAAGCGTCGGCGCCGCCGTGGAGGAGGTTCTCCAGGCCATGGCGCGCTTTGCCTCCGGCATTCGCGACGGCTCGATCGCGGGCGCCACGGGCAAGCCGATCACCGACATCGTCAATATCGGCATCGGCGGCTCGGATCTCGGCCCCGTCATGGCCGCGATCGCCCTGTCTCCCTACCATAACGGCCCGCGCACGCATTTCGTCTCGAACATCGACGGCGCGCATATGGCCGACACGCTGGCGCTGGTCGATCCCGAGACCACGCTCTTCATCGTGGCGTCCAAGACCTTCACCACGATCGAGACCATGACCAACGCGCAGACCGCGCGCCGCTTCATCGCCGGCGCGCTGGGCGAAGCGGCAGTGGGCGCGCATTTCTGCGCCGTCTCCACCGCGCTCGACAAGGTCTCAGCCTTCGGCATCGGCGCGGACCGCACCTTCGGCTTCTGGGACTGGGTGGGCGGACGCTATTCCGTCTGGTCGGCGATCGGCCTGCCGCTGATGATCGCGATCGGCCCGGATCACTTCCGCCAGTTCCTCGACGGCGCGCGAGATCTCGACCAGCATTTCAAGTCGGCTCCGGCGGGCGAAAACCTGCCGATCCTGCTAGGCCTTGCCGGCTGGTGGCACCGCGTGGCGCAGAACCATCCCTCGCGCGCCATCATCCCTTACGACCAGCGCCTCGCGCGCCTGCCCGCCTATCTCCAGCAGCTCGATATGGAGTCCAACGGCAAGCATGTCGGCCTCGATGGGCTGCGCACGCCCACCGCGACCGGCCCCGTGGTCTGGGGCGAACCAGGCACCAACGGCCAGCACGCCTTCTTTCAGCTCCTGCACCAGGGCACGGACATCGTGCCGGTGGAGTTCATCGTCGGCGCCAACCCGCACGAGAGCGATCCGGCCATGCGTGTCCACCAGGACCTGCTGCTGGCCAACTGCCTCGCCCAGTCGGAAGCGCTGATGAAGGGCCGCACGCTGGAGGAAGCGCGCGAGCAGCTGCTCAAGGCCGGGCGCTCGCCCGAGGAAGCCGAGCAGATCGCTCCGCACCGTGAGTTTTCCGGCGACCGGCCTTCGATCACCATCCTCTACGACAAGCTGACGCCCTTCGCCTTCGGTCGCCTCGTGGCGCTCTACGAGCACCGTGTCTTTGTCGAGGCGCAGCTTTTCGGCATCAACGCCTTCGATCAATGGGGCGTCGAACTCGGCAAGGAGCTGGCCACCGGCCTCCTGCCGGTCATCCAAGGAACCCAATCCGCCCAATCGCGCGATTCTTCGACCGCCGGCCTCGTGGCCGCGATCGCCGCACTCAGGAGCTGA